TCTCGCCGGGCAACTGCAGCAGTTCTTCATCCGACAGCCAGACCTGGTCGAAGCGCACGGTGCCGCTGTCGGTCTGGCGCTGGCCGAAGGCATCCCAGTCGTTCTCGACCTGCACTCCGTCGCGCCGCGTGGGCACGATGCCGATCAGGAAGCCACCGTCCTCGGTAGCGGCAGATAGGGTGAGCCGATCCGAGCCCAAGGCGCCGGAGCAGAAGCTCTTCACGCCGTTCAAGCGCCAGCCGCCGTCGACCAGCGTGGCGCGCAAGCGGGTGTCGGCCGGGTTGAGGGCGTTGCCCCAGAACAGGCGCTGTTCCGCGGTCTCGCGCAGGTGGCTGGCACCGTGGGCCACGGCGGCGGGGCCTCGATAGAGGGCCACGCCATAGAGCTGCAAGTGATGGAAGCCCAGCACATGCGCCAGCGAGCTGTCGACCCGCGCCACCGCCCGCACCGCGTCATAGAACGCCGCGATGTCGCCGCCCTGCCCGCCCAGCTCGGTGGGAATGGTCAGCGCCAGCAGGCCGCTGGCACGGATGAGTTCGCGTTCCTGCGCCGCGTGCCCGCCCGCCTGGTCGCGACGCACCGCCGTGGCGGCGAGCTGCGCCACCAGCTCGGCAAGCGCGTCGCTCGGCAACGGCTCACGCGCACTCGTGGCGGGCGTGTCGGCGATGGACGGCACGGCGCCATTCGCCGTGGTGACAGCGGAGGACGGGACGGTCGAAAGGACGGACGAGGCTTCGGCGGAGGACGCCGGGCGACTCAACAGACGGCTGCTCATGGACGGGGTCGCTTGCGGACAAGCGTGGATGGCAAGACGCGGCCGAGTGTTCCCGGCCGCCTCCACCCCGTGAAGCGAGGAATGCGTCTGTGCTTATGCGTGCAGCGCGCAAGCAGCGCTGATGCGCAGCGCCAGCGTCAGGGCTTGACCCAGCTGGAGGCGTTCTGCTTGGCTTGCTGATTGCTCTGGATGCCCACGTCGAACTGCCGAGCCCGCAGCACTTCGCAGCAGCGCTCGATGTGGGCCTTGTCCGGATGCCACGGGCCGGCGCTGAAGGCGCTGCTGTTGAGATTGGCGGACTTCGTGTAGACGACGCGCCAAAGAACTTGTTTCAGATCCACGGGGCAAATTCCCTGCGGTTGAGGACCGACGAGGGCCGAGCGGCCGTCAGCAGTCTGCGGTGTCGCGGGCGGCATCCCGAAGCGCGTGTGCATCACGCGCAGCGGCGATGCCTGATTGTCCGCGTCACCCCGCCCTCAGTGAATACCCTAGACCTCAGGCGGGCCGGACACGTCGTGAAGAACTGCCGGCCATCGGGCCCCTTGTGCGCCGATCGCCCCGCACGCCGGCCCCATCGGCGCGATGCCCCTGCCCATCGGCCCTTCGGACGGACGAGGTGCCGCTGTCTCCCGTGCGACAGGGCCGGTGGCACCACGGTGGCGCGCGTGGGGCAGCTCCTGCGTCATCGGGGTCGGCGCGCGCTAACATGCCGGCGCTCGTCCGGTGATCACCGGCGAGGCTGTGCAACCTGCCTGGCTGTGGAAGCCATCACCATGAACCTCTTGCTGGCCGAAGACGATGCCATCCTGGCGGACGCCCTGTGCGAACAGATGCGGGCGCTGGGTTTCGATGTCGAGCACGCGCCCAATGGCGCGGTGGCGCAATACCTGCTGGCCAAGCAGGCCTTCGACATGGTGGTGCTGGACATCGGCCTGCCGATGGTTGACGGGCTGGAAGTGCTGCGCCAGCTGCGCCAGCATGACGCCTCGCTGCCGGTGCTGATCCTGACGGCGATGGACAGCCTGGAAGACCGCGTCGCCGGCCTGAATGCCGGTGCCGACGACTACCTCACCAAGCCCTTCGATTTCCCCGAACTGGAAGCCCGGCTGCGCGCGCTGATGCGCCGCAGTCGCGCCCTGAAGGCCAGCAACGAGCTGGGCCAGTTGAGCATGCAGCGCGAGACCCGCAGCGCGCAGGTGCACGGCGAGACGCTGGAACTCAGCCCGCGGGAATTCGATCTGCTGGACCTGCTGCTCACCCATCAGGGCCGTGTCATCACCAAGGAGCAGATCAACCAGGTCTGGTCCGGCGATCGCGGCGAAGGCGTGGCGGCCAACAATGCGGTGGAGGTCTATATCCATCGCCTGCGCCGCAAGCTCGAAGGCGCCCAGGTGGCCATCCGCACGGTGCGCGGTCTGGGCTATCTGCTGGAGCTGGAGCGCACCTGACGCATGTACTCCCTGAAGCGACAGCTCCTGCTGTGGCTGCTGCTGCCCCAGTTGGTGCTGTGGCTGGCCGGCGCCCTGTTCAGCTACCGGCTGGCCGGCCGCTATGCCAATGAGGCGGTCGACGCCACGCTGGCCCAGGCGGTGCGATCGCTGTCGCGCCAGGTCAAGCCGATGGGCAACGGGCTGCTGATCGACTTCCCCCGCGCGGCTCAGGACGTGCTGGAGGCCGATCCCAACGACAAGCTGCTCTATACCGTCAGCTCTCCCCCGGGCAAGTTCATCCTGGGCAACCGCAACCTGCCCAGTCCGCCGTCGATGCCGGCCAGCCCGCCGATGGGCGAGGCCCAGTTCTACGACGGCGAAATCGACACCCCCGAACGCCCGGAACTGCGCCAAGGCGCGCCGGTGCGGGTGGCAGCGCTCTACCTGCAGTTCGGCGAGAACCCGCGCGATCAGCAGACCATGCTGGTGCAGGTGGCGCGTTCCAGCGCCAACCGCGAGCTGCTGGCGCGGCGGCTGTTGATCGACACCATGCTGCCGCTGTCCCTGTTGATCGTGCTGATGAGCATGATCGTGTGGGCGGGCGTGGGCGCCGGTCTGGCGCCGATCTCGCGACTGCGCCGGCTGGTGGAGGGCCGCCGTCCCAACGATTTGCGGCCGATCGAGCTGGATGCCGCGCCGCAGGAGCTGCGCACGCTGGCGCAGGCGATCAACGACCTGCTGGAGGCTGTCAGCCACAACGTGCAGAGCCAGCGCCGCTTCATCAGCGACGCCGCGCATCAACTCCGCACGCCGCTGGCGGGCCTGAAGAGCCAGAGCGAGCTGGCCCTGGCCGAAGCACCGCCCGGCCCGCTGACCGCGCGGCTGGCGCGGGTGCATGAGAGCGCGACCCGCAGCGCCCACCTGGTGAATCAGTTGCTGGCACTGGCCCGCACCGAGCCGGAATCGGTCACCCGCCAGCCCCTCACCCGGTTGGACCTGACGCGCCTGGCCCGCGAAGTCACCGCCGAGCTGGTGCCCCGCTCGCTGCTCCAGCAGGTGGACCTGGGCTTCGATGAGGACGAGCCGCTGGCCGACATCGAGGTCATGGGCATCAACCTGCTGCTGCGGGAAGCGCTGGTGAATCTCGTGGACAACGCCATGCGATATGCCGGCCGCGGCGCCACCGTCACCGTGCAGGTGCGACGGGCCCAAGGCAGCGCCAACGGCAGCACGGCCAGCAGCGCCGCCAGTCCCGTCCATGGCCATGGGCATGGGCACGGACATGCGGCCCACAATGCCCCGGGATCAGGCAGCATGGCCGCGCAGGTCAGCCATGAATGCGCCGAACTGCTGGTGACCGACAACGGCCCCGGCGTGCCGCCCGCGATGCAGGACAAGGTCTTCGAGCGCTTCTTCCGCGGCACCCATGAAGGCAACGGCTGTGGCCTGGGGCTGGCGATCGTCAAGGAGATCGTGGAGCGGCATGGTGGCCAGGTCTCGATGACCAACGTCTCGCCGCATGGCCTGCAGGTGCGGATGCGCCTTCCGCTCGCGGCAGCGGTCTGAGCGGGGGTCGGCGCACGCCGGCCGATCAGTCTCGATCCCTGCGGCGTCGTGGCAGCGCGATCACGGCACAACCGCGCGGTCCAGGCACGGTCCAGGCGAGATCCAGGTGCGCCCGAAGCGCAACCTCCGCGCCATCTCAGCGCCATCTCAGCGCAAGCTCAGCGCGATCACCGCGCCATCACCGCGCCATCACCGCCCCGTCACGGCGTGGTCTGGGGTGTGACGGCGTCCTGACGACGTGACCGTGCTGCGCGCCAGTAGGACCGGAGCGAAATGCGCTGAAACCCGGACCGAGCCAACGCCGTCCGAGCGGCGTTCGATTGCCCATCCGCATTAACACTTGATTCGTTAATCGCCCTTTTGTGGCAATCGCTCCACGGGGTTACCCCCCATTCACGTGCCTGTCGCCCCAAGACGGGTCAAACGTCCTGTGGTTCGCACGCAAATCATCATGGTAAGCACCAATATAGTTTCATTAAAGCAAAATTAAAGTTCAGCCCGCATGCAAGAAAGATAAACGTCTGCTTAACAACGCACGCCCGGAGCGTTGTTTCGCGACCCATACGGAGACAATCCAATGACCCGCATCACTCCTGCGCTGAAGCGCATTCCGTTGGCCCTCGGCCTGCTGCTGGCTGCTGGCGCTTCGCACGCCGTTGACTTCACCGGCTACTTCCGCGCCGGCCCCGGCGGCACCACCAGCAACGGCGCCAGCCGCGCCTGCTACGCCCTGAACGGCGGCACCAGCGGCATGAAGTACCGCCTCGGCAACGAGTGCGACATCTACGGTGAGTTCCAGCTCGCCCAAGGCTTCAAGAAGGACGGCATCGACTACAAGGTCGTGCTGATGACGGACTACTACAACCCGCATTCCGACGCCGACGACAGCAATCACATGCGCCTGGCGCAGATGTATGCGGAAGCCAAGGGCTTCGACATCGCCCCCGAGGCGACCGTGTGGGCCGGCAAGGAACGTGGCCGTCGCGGTGATGTGCACATCGTCGACACCTACTTCACCGAGATGACCGGCGTGGGCGCCGGCATCAAGGGCATCGCGGCCGGTCCCGGCAAGCTGGGCGTGGCCTACTACACCAACGACAAGGACAACAACCAGCGTCCTGGCCATCGCGGCAACGTCGAGTATGTGGACATCCCGACCAACCCGGACGGCACGCTGAATGTCTTCGGCACGGTCACCAAGTCGCAGTTCGCCGAAGGCACGAACGGCTGGGGCCTGGCGCTGCGCCACAACCAGAACAAGCTGTTCGGCACCTCGCTCAACAACGTGATCTGGGTGCAGTACGCCCAGGGTTCCGCGGGTCTGAACTCCAACTTCGGCAACCAGACCGACACCTCCGCCGCCAAGAAGTTCCGCATCGTTGAATCGGTGAACTTCCAGGAAGGCGCCTGGGGCGGCATGGGCATGGTGCTGTGGGCCAACGAGAAGGACAACGCCGGCAAGGCGACGACCTCCACCTCGGTGGGCGGCCGCGTCTCGTATGCGGTGACCCGCAACTTCAAGCTGCTCACCGAAGCCGGCGTGTCGCAATACAAGCCTGACGGCGGCGAACGCGCCCGCCTGACCAAGGTGACCTTCGCGCCGACGCTGTCGACCGGCCCGCAACTGATGGACCGTCCCGAGTTCCGCCTGTACGTGACCCACGCCAAGTGGAACCGTGCCGCCGGCAACGTCACTGGCGAACCCAACTTCAACGGTGAAACCTCCGGCACCAGCTTCGGCGCCCAGGTGGAAGTGTGGTTCTGAGCCAAGGTCTTTCTGAATCCATTCCAATCGCTGTCATCCCTGGCTGAAGACCCAACCTCCCCCTCATGGAGACAAAGCAAATGATTCGACTCAAGCAACTCGCCCGTGCCAGCGCCCTGGTGGCGCTGATGGCCGGCGCGGCTGCCGCGCACGCTGGTGAAGTGGAAGTACTGCACTGGTGGACCAGCGGCGGCGAGGCCAAGGCGGCCACCGCCCTGAAGGCCACGCTGCAGAAGCAGGGCCACACCTGGAAGGACTTCGCCGTGGCCGGCGGCGGCGGCGATTCCGCGATGACGGTGCTGAAGTCGCGCGTCGTCTCGGGCAATGCGCCCGCGGCCGCGCAGATCAAGGGCCCCTCGCTGCAGGAATGGGCGCAGGAAGGCGTGCTGACCAACATCGACGCCGTGGCCAAGGCCGGCAAGTGGGATGAAGTGATCCCGCCGGTGGTCGCCAGCATCATGAAGTACCAGGGCCACTACATCGCGGCCCCGGTCAATGTGCACCGCGTCAACTGGCTGTGGGCCAATCCGGAAGCGCTGAAGAAGGCCAATGCCAAGCTGCCCACCACCTGGGACGAGTTCTTCGTCACCGCGGAAGCGCTGAAGAAGGCCGGCATCATTCCGGTCGCCCATGGCGGCCAGAACTGGCAGGACTTCACCGTGTTCGAATCGGTGGCGCTGGGCATCGGCGGCGTGGACTTCTACAAGAAGGCCCTCGTGCAGCTGGATCCGGCCACGCTGAGCGGTCCGCAGATGGAGAAGGTGCTGACCACCTTCAAGCGCATCAAGGACTACACCGACAAGAACGCCCCGGGCCGTGACTGGAACCTGGCCACCGCCATGGTGATCAAGGGCGAGGCCGGCATGCAGCTGATGGGCGACTGGGCCAAGGGCGAGTTCATCGCCGCGGGCAAGACGCCGGGCAAGGACTTCATCTGCACCGCCGCCCCCGGCACGCAGAAGTCGTTCACCTTCAACATCGACTCGTTCGCGCTGTTCAAGCTGAAGAACGCCGCCAATGAGAAGGCCCAGCAGGACCTGGCCACCGCCATCATGTCGCCGGAGTTCCAGGAGCTGTTCAATCTGAACAAGGGCTCCATCCCGGTGC
The Roseateles amylovorans genome window above contains:
- a CDS encoding acyl-CoA dehydrogenase family protein: MSSRLLSRPASSAEASSVLSTVPSSAVTTANGAVPSIADTPATSAREPLPSDALAELVAQLAATAVRRDQAGGHAAQERELIRASGLLALTIPTELGGQGGDIAAFYDAVRAVARVDSSLAHVLGFHHLQLYGVALYRGPAAVAHGASHLRETAEQRLFWGNALNPADTRLRATLVDGGWRLNGVKSFCSGALGSDRLTLSAATEDGGFLIGIVPTRRDGVQVENDWDAFGQRQTDSGTVRFDQVWLSDEELLQLPGETPTPRATLRSQIAQLVMTHLYLGIAEGAFEAARHYTTHESRAWFASGVARAGDDPLVQHRYGDLWLHVRAAQAVTADAVARLRHALDRGDALTAPERGQVAVAGAEAKVLAHRAGLQVSSQLFELTGARSTSARFGLDRFWRNVRVHTLHDPVDYKLRDLGRYQLDARVPDPTAYS
- a CDS encoding response regulator transcription factor; its protein translation is MNLLLAEDDAILADALCEQMRALGFDVEHAPNGAVAQYLLAKQAFDMVVLDIGLPMVDGLEVLRQLRQHDASLPVLILTAMDSLEDRVAGLNAGADDYLTKPFDFPELEARLRALMRRSRALKASNELGQLSMQRETRSAQVHGETLELSPREFDLLDLLLTHQGRVITKEQINQVWSGDRGEGVAANNAVEVYIHRLRRKLEGAQVAIRTVRGLGYLLELERT
- a CDS encoding sensor histidine kinase; protein product: MYSLKRQLLLWLLLPQLVLWLAGALFSYRLAGRYANEAVDATLAQAVRSLSRQVKPMGNGLLIDFPRAAQDVLEADPNDKLLYTVSSPPGKFILGNRNLPSPPSMPASPPMGEAQFYDGEIDTPERPELRQGAPVRVAALYLQFGENPRDQQTMLVQVARSSANRELLARRLLIDTMLPLSLLIVLMSMIVWAGVGAGLAPISRLRRLVEGRRPNDLRPIELDAAPQELRTLAQAINDLLEAVSHNVQSQRRFISDAAHQLRTPLAGLKSQSELALAEAPPGPLTARLARVHESATRSAHLVNQLLALARTEPESVTRQPLTRLDLTRLAREVTAELVPRSLLQQVDLGFDEDEPLADIEVMGINLLLREALVNLVDNAMRYAGRGATVTVQVRRAQGSANGSTASSAASPVHGHGHGHGHAAHNAPGSGSMAAQVSHECAELLVTDNGPGVPPAMQDKVFERFFRGTHEGNGCGLGLAIVKEIVERHGGQVSMTNVSPHGLQVRMRLPLAAAV
- a CDS encoding maltoporin, translating into MTRITPALKRIPLALGLLLAAGASHAVDFTGYFRAGPGGTTSNGASRACYALNGGTSGMKYRLGNECDIYGEFQLAQGFKKDGIDYKVVLMTDYYNPHSDADDSNHMRLAQMYAEAKGFDIAPEATVWAGKERGRRGDVHIVDTYFTEMTGVGAGIKGIAAGPGKLGVAYYTNDKDNNQRPGHRGNVEYVDIPTNPDGTLNVFGTVTKSQFAEGTNGWGLALRHNQNKLFGTSLNNVIWVQYAQGSAGLNSNFGNQTDTSAAKKFRIVESVNFQEGAWGGMGMVLWANEKDNAGKATTSTSVGGRVSYAVTRNFKLLTEAGVSQYKPDGGERARLTKVTFAPTLSTGPQLMDRPEFRLYVTHAKWNRAAGNVTGEPNFNGETSGTSFGAQVEVWF
- a CDS encoding ABC transporter substrate-binding protein; this encodes MAGAAAAHAGEVEVLHWWTSGGEAKAATALKATLQKQGHTWKDFAVAGGGGDSAMTVLKSRVVSGNAPAAAQIKGPSLQEWAQEGVLTNIDAVAKAGKWDEVIPPVVASIMKYQGHYIAAPVNVHRVNWLWANPEALKKANAKLPTTWDEFFVTAEALKKAGIIPVAHGGQNWQDFTVFESVALGIGGVDFYKKALVQLDPATLSGPQMEKVLTTFKRIKDYTDKNAPGRDWNLATAMVIKGEAGMQLMGDWAKGEFIAAGKTPGKDFICTAAPGTQKSFTFNIDSFALFKLKNAANEKAQQDLATAIMSPEFQELFNLNKGSIPVRTGMKMDKFDECAKQSAADFAADAKSGTLVPSIAHGMAVPAAAEGAMKDVVSQFWNSDKMTAKEAQTKLASAAKTK